A single genomic interval of Chryseobacterium paludis harbors:
- a CDS encoding TetR/AcrR family transcriptional regulator — MSNQAKKDQTQELIKETAKNLFFVKGKFDATTQEIADEAGVNRTLINYYFRSRDNLMQIVFNEAQKVEQEKSKIIQNSSLPFKEKMSQFIEGSLATSLQYPYLETYIVSQINKGNCHQKDIEEEDLKKMYEDIEKEMELGNIERMKPIQFILNMVSLLVFPSAIRPLLMENLMISDKEFDKIISERKEIILNMLFKN, encoded by the coding sequence ATGTCAAACCAAGCAAAAAAAGACCAAACACAAGAATTGATCAAAGAAACCGCGAAGAATTTATTCTTTGTGAAAGGGAAATTTGATGCTACTACGCAAGAGATTGCAGATGAAGCCGGGGTAAACAGAACGCTTATTAATTACTATTTCCGTTCCAGAGATAATCTGATGCAGATCGTTTTTAATGAAGCGCAGAAGGTAGAACAGGAGAAATCTAAGATTATTCAGAACTCTTCTTTACCATTTAAAGAAAAGATGAGCCAGTTTATAGAAGGCAGTTTGGCTACAAGCTTACAATATCCTTATCTGGAAACATATATTGTTTCACAGATCAATAAAGGAAACTGCCACCAGAAAGATATTGAAGAGGAGGATTTGAAAAAGATGTATGAAGATATTGAAAAGGAAATGGAATTGGGAAATATTGAAAGAATGAAACCCATTCAGTTTATATTAAATATGGTTTCCCTCTTAGTTTTTCCAAGTGCCATACGACCTCTTTTAATGGAGAATCTAATGATAAGTGATAAAGAATTTGATAAGATTATATCAGAGCGAAAAGAGATCATACTTAACATGTTATTTAAAAATTAG